Below is a window of Candidatus Melainabacteria bacterium DNA.
CGACATCAGTTGAACGAACCAGCTCTGAGGATCTGGCGGAATGATGTAGAGGGACGAGAGGGCCGGGTTAGCATCTTGAAAAGGAATGGCTCTGGCTGTCTGGTCAATTTTGGCGAGTGCATTTGCCAATGCCAGAGGGTGACCGCAAAGTTCGGCACCACTGGCATCAGCTTCGAATTCTCTCGACCTCGATATAGCAAGGTTTATTAGAGTTGCAGCGATTGGAGCCAAGATGGCCATCAACACAACAAAGATTGGATTTGAGCCTTCTCGCCTGTCATCTGAATAGCTACCGAGATAGTATCCGTAGTGAGCGACGGTGGTTACCACAGATGCCAGAACGGCAGCTATTGTTGTGATCAGTACGTCGCGATTTCGTACATGGGCTAGCTCATGAGCCAGCACGCCTTCCAACTCATCCCAGTTGAGAAGCCTCATGATGCCCTCTGTTACAGCTATCGAGGAGTGCTCTGGGTCCCGACCTGTGGCGAAAGCATTTGGCGAATCTGTTGGAATAACGTAGATGCTCGGCACGGGAATTTGTGCATGGCGAGCGATGCGTTCCACTATGTCGTACAACTCTGGCGCTTGCTGTCGTGAGACTGGTTGAGCGTTACTCATGCGCAGAGCAATTGGCGCTGAAAACCAGTAGCTGAATACATTGGTACAGACGGCAAAGAAAAATGCCACAGTGATGCCGTCTCGTCCGCCCAGCACGCCGCCTATGGCGACGATCAGTGCGGTTAAACAGCCCATCAGAACGAGAGTCTTAAGTGTGTTCATTTGATTTCCCTTCAAGAACTCTACTAGTTTTATGTAATCCAAACCAAACGGCAAGAGGTCGTTTTTTTCTGAACTCTTAATCTTGCAGCCTGGCAGCGTTTTGCCTCTTTTCTCAAATCTCAACCGAAATCCACATTAGCCTATAAATTCGCTCTGAGGGCAGGTATGCGTGCACGGGCGCAGGTAATCTTAAGTTGATATCGCTTGAAATTCGAAGGGGCGTCGGAAGTATTGATTGTGTTTGCGTTTCATCGATCAGAGAATGATTTGACGACTGTCACCTGTAGTCACCGAAAGTCTATAATTTCAGTCGTATCAGGGTGATGTTCTCGGCAACTGCAAGGAAAATATGTTTTGACTAAACCTACTCGCGTCGAGCGCGACTCTATGGGAAGCATGGATGTTCCAGCTGACGTCTATTACGGCGCCAGTACTCAGAGAGCGGTACTTAACTTCCCGATCAGTGATTTGCGATTGCAGCGTTCCTTCATCAAGGCGCTCGGTTTGATAAAGTACGCCGCTGCTGAAATAAACGAGGAATTCGAGGATATCGATGCAAAGATCTGCGGTGCTATCAAATTAGCTGCGCAGGAGGTTATTGACGGAGTGCTTGACAATCAGTTCGTTGTGGATGTTTTTCAGACCGGCTCCGGAACATCAACTAATATGAACGCTAACGAGGTTATTGCCAATCGTGCCATTGAAATTCTCGGTGGAAAGCGTGGGGAACGGACCCTGGTTCATCCCAATGACCATGTAAATCATGGTATGTCATCGAATGATGCAATTCCGACTGCAATTCACATCGCTGCTTTGATTGATATTAGAGAAAGACTTCGTCCTGCGCTTGCCCGGCTTGAAAGGACTTTGCGGCAAAAGTCGAATCAGTTTATGAATGTGATAAAGACTGGTCGCACACATTTGCAGGATGCCACGCCGATACGCCTTGGGCAGGAGTTCCTGGGTTATGCCGGGCAGTGTGAACGCGCTCTGGCGCGTCTTGATCATGCCGAGGAACGGCTATCGGAAGTCGCGCTTGGAGGAACTGCAGTCGGAACTGGAATCAATACACGACCGCAGTTTGCAGGCAAGGTTCTCGCGAGGGTCTCTGAAATATCTGGGGTTAGAGTGAAAGAGACAGAAAATCACTTCCAGGCGCAAAGCACTTTAGATGAAATCGTTGAGGTCTCGGGAGTTTTAAAAACTATCGCGGTCAGCTTATTGAAAATTGCCAATGATGTGAGATGGCTTAGTTGTGGACCGCGCGCCGGAATTGCCGAAATTGCGCTTCCGGAAGTGCAACCGGGAAGTTCCATAATGCCGGGCAAGGTCAATCCTGTGATTGCAGAAGCTTTGTGCATGGTGGCGGCTCAGGTAATCGGCAATGATACAACCATTGCCATCGCCGGTGGTTCTGGTAATTTTGAGCTGAATGTTATGCAGCCAGTGGCTGCTTACAATCTACTGCAGTCGATCAATTTGTTAGCGAGCGCCGTCGATAATTTCACGAGCAAGTGCGTTGACGGCATAGTTGCGACTGAGCGTGGTCCTGAACTGGTTGAACGCGGGTTAGCCCTGTGCACGGCACTTGTGCCTGAAATCGGTTATGACGCAGCGGCCGCAATATCGCACGATGCTTACGAATCTGGCGAGACTATTAGAGAAGTAGCGCGCCGAAAGACTGACTTGACTGAATCGACGCTGGAAAAGCTACTTGATCCGTTCAAAATGACCAGCGGTAATCAGTACTTGTAAACCGTTGCGGGGCACAATATCATTCAGACCAAGGTCTTCCTCCGAAAGGACGTTGCGAAGTGGACTATTATGCCGAATTATGCCTGGCAAAAGCGGCTTAGTAATGGTAATTTGGACCAATTAACAACGAGATGAAAGCATTTCGTGCATAGGCATTATGACGGACCGCAGGGCTCACACAAGATATAACAAATTTCGGCGTTGGTTTTTTCAGGGCATCAGAGAAAGCCACAAAAAGCCAACTGCCGTTCACCAGGATGTCTGGTGGAAAGTCATGTGCTTGACCGGTGTCGATTACTTCTCGACACTGGGTTATCAGCCTGGAATCGCGTTTCTTGCTGCAAGCTACCTGGCACCATTTGCGACACTAATACTTGTCCTGGTAACTGTCTTTTGCGCTCTACCAGCGTATTTTATAGTGGCAAAGGAAAGTCCACATGGACAGGGCAGTATTTCCATGCTGGGTAATTTGCTTCCCGGCTGGTACGGTAAGGCTGTGGTCTTGCTTCTATTGGGATTTGCTGCAACTGCTTTTATTATCACAATCACTTTGTCAGCTGCTGACGCTACGGCGCACTTAATCGAGAACCCACTAATACCTCCGTGGATTCACAATCATGATCGAATCGGTGTAACGTTGGTGCTGCTCACCATACTTGGTGGCGTTTTCTTAATTGGTTTTCGTGAGGCGATTGGTGTTTCATCTGTCATCGTCGCCGTGTACTTATCCTTGAACGCAGTCGTTCTGGTCAAGTGTCTTACCCTGATATCCGAAAATCCTCAATTTTGGGATGGCTGGCACCAGAATCTTCTCGCCATCCCAGAATCGCACGGTAACCCGTGGTTGATTTTGACCACATCACTGCTGCTCTTTCCGAAACTGGCTTTAGGCCTGTCCGGATTTGAAACGGGTGTGGCTGTAATGCCTCTGGTTAAGGGAGACCCAACAGATACGCCTGAAAATCCGGTTGGGCGTATTCGTAATACGAAATTTCTCTTGTCCTCCGCCGCTCTGATTATGTGTGTTTATCTGGTGGCCAGTAGCATCGTCACAACGCTGATGATTAAAGCTGTCGACTTTAAAGAAGGTGGTTCGGCAAATGGACGCGCGCTGGCTTATCTTGCGCATAAGCATTTGGGCGAGGGCTTCGGCACCATATATGACCTGAGCTCAATTTTGATTCTCTGGTTTGCGGGCGCGTCTGCCATTGCAGGTTTGCTCAGTCTGGTGCCGCGCTACCTGCCTCGATTTGGTATGGCACCTGAGTGGGCTGCTGCAACGCGGCCACTGGTTGTATTTTTCACGGCCGTTGCCTTCATAGTCACCTTCATATTTAAGGCAGATGTAGATGCTCAAGCTGGAGCATACGCTACAGGTGTTCTAGTGCTGATAACATCAGCTGCGGTGGCAGGTACACTCACCGTCTGGGAAAAGAAGCCACGACTAAGATACGGATATCTGTCAATCGCCCTCATTTTCGTATACACAACAATAGTCAATTGCGTCGAAAGACCTGAAGGCGTACACATTGCGCTTTCTTTTATTGCCACTATATTTTTTGCATCGGTGATTTCGCGTGCCTTGCGATCTGTAGAATTGCGCGTGCATAAAATCGATCTGGATCCTTTGGCTAAGCAGTTCGTCGAGTCTGCTGCGAAAACCGGAAGTATCAGAATATTGGCTCATCGTCCTGGCGGCACGGACTATGCCGAAAAGGAAGCTGAATCACGCGAAATACATAGCATTGGCAAAGACGAAGGTGATTTTATTTTCTTAGAAGTCAGCCTTGGCGATGCATCAGACTTTATTGAAGATTGTCTGGAAATCTCCGGGCACGAGATCGACGGTTTTCACGTGTTGCGCTGTACCAGCCCTGCTATACCAAACGCCATTGCAGCATTCTTGTTGCATTTGCGAGATAAGACGGGAGTGATCCCGCACGCCTATTTCGGATGGACGGAAGGCAATCCGATTGGCTACATCTTTAAGTATATTTTCCTCGGAGAAGGTGAAACTGCGCCCGTGTGCAGAGAAATTTTGAGAGAGCTGGATAGCGAACCATCACGCCGTCCAAAGATTCATGTTGGATGATGGTATCTGTTGATGGTATCGGTTGATGGTATCGGTTGTAGTGCCAGTGCTGCGTGACGACAGTCGGAGATCATAGCGATGGACCCACTTTATATTGCCTTTTTCGTTGTTCTACTCTTGATTTCGGCTGTAATTATTCCCAAAGTCTTGAAAGCTCCTGCAAGCGAGGCTGATAGTCTTTTGACGACGGCACTTTTGAAAAAGCAGAGTGGTAGCTTCAGCGAAGCAGCGTATTATCTCGAGCGAGCTCTAGCAGAATTCGAAAGTGAAGCTGTACCAGACTTCGGCAAGATGTGTACATGTATAGTCCAATTGGCTGAGTGTCAAACACGTTCTAGCAACTATGCCGAGGCCAGGAAACTCTATGAGCGATTGATTGAGCTGTGGATGACGGCAATTTCTAAAGATAATCCCGAGGCTTATCTTGACATAGATTATTTGGCTTCAACTGCCAGTTTTGGAGCTGGAACATCTGATGTGGTCGATGCCTATGAAAAGGTAATTGAGGCAAAACGGAAGGTTTTCGGTCAGAACCATCCCGATGTGGCAAACTCTCTGCGGATTCGCGCTCTATTGTTGAGGACGCTGGGCCGCGAGGACGATGCTAAGCAGTCTGAGGCGGCAGCCGAGAGCATCGGAGCTGCACGAGAGAAACCTGGCAGCTCCTCAGACTAGCGTTTGAGGCAGGCAGTATCTCGGACTAGTGTTTGTCAAAGGACGGGGCACGCTAATTCTGTGTTTTTTATTCGAGAGCCTTTACTAGTCAGGCTTACAAGTCTTTTCCCGATTTTAAGCTGATATCAGTTTAAAATCGGATTTGGTTCCTTTCGGGCTATAGAATTCAAGCAGGCAAGGCGTTTTCGAACTAATTCGTTTTCAGCCTATGGTACTTGGTAGAATGGTCAATTTGCAGCTCTTTCGCGACAGCGCGGAGTCTGTTTATCCAGTTGAGGGTTCTTAATGAAGTGGGCGTCAGCGCTAGCCGGCAACGACTTGCCGGGAAAACGCAAATATGGAGGAGCCAGGCAGTTACTGGCCGAGTGTGCAGAAAGCATTAACTTTCAGCTGACTGACGCGGAGCCGGATCTGGTCATCGGATTTTTCTCCTCTGATTTCATGACTGAGTTTGATGATATACCTCAGCTCGTTCAGGATCACTTTCGTGCAAAGCACTTTATTGGTTGCTCTGCTGGCGGTTTGATCGGTGGCGGATTCGAGCTTGAGAAGGAAAAAGGAATAGCAATTACGGCAGCAGTTTTGCCTGACGTCGAGATTAAAACCTTTCATCTCGAGGATTCTGATTTGCCCGATCTCGATTCTGCGCCTGCTGCCTGGGAAAAAGCTATCGGTGTAGAAAACAGCTCTGCTCCGCAGTTCATACTGCTTCCCGACCCATTCAGTTTCAAACTCGATCTGTTAATGCAAGGGTTGGACTATGCTTTCGCTAAGTCTGTGAAATTGGGCGGATTGGCTAGTGGTGGCAACCGTAGTGGCATGAATGCTCTTTTCTGTGACCAGAAAGTTTTTCGAAGTGGCGCAGTAGGTGCGGCACTCTGTGGAAACGTCCAGGTTGATTCGGTGGTAGCTCAAGGATGCCGACCAATCGGGCATCCGATGCGGGTCACTAAATGTCTGGACAATTTTTTGATTGAGCTTGATGGTGAGCCGGCCGTTCATGTTCTCAAAGAAGCAATCATGAAACTCAGCCCTTCTGATCAAAAGCTCGCTTACAACTCCTTATTTCTTGGCGTAGTGATGGACGAGTTCAAGGACGATTTTCGCGCAGGCGATTTTCTCATACGCAACATTATCGGGATTGAACAAAAGTCAGGTGCGTTGATGGTTGGTGAGATTCTCAGGAATGAACGAACAGTCCAATTTCATTTGAGAGATGCAGCAACGTCATCTGAAGATTTGCGTTTGATGCTCAAAAATTATAGAGAAAAACAATCTGGCACTGACGCTGCAGGCGCGCTGCTTTTTTCTTGTTTGGGACGTGGTAAGCATCTCTACGGCGAGTCCAATCACGATAGCGAGTGTTTTCGTGAGTTCCTGGGTGACATTCCCCTGGGCGGATTCTTTTGCAACGGTGAGATCGGACCAGTTGGTGGCACGACTTTTTTGCACGGGTATACGTCGTCGTTTGGCATCTTTCGAGAGAAGTCTGCGGTTAAATAGCATTGCCTCAACAGCCGTATAATGTTTAGTGCAGCCTCATGGAGGAACTATGGACAAAAAAATGTGGCTTCCGATATTTGTAGCCGGCTTTGCTTTATTGCCAGTTGCCGTCGAGAGTCGACCAGCTGCTCGGCCTCCTGCCAGACCCGCTCGCGCCGGTGCAAGTTCCGGAGCCTCAAATACCGCCGCTTACACTGCCTATCTTGCCAGATTGCGAGGCAAGCTTCTGAACAATTGGGACGTTCCCAACGGCAAGAACAAAGTGACACTTACAACTACTGTGGCTGCAGACGGTTCTGTCGGCGATGTTGCACTGAGCAGCTCACCGAAGAGTGCCGATGCTGAGATTGCTGGTAGCGAAGCGTTTGCCAAGTCTCAACCTCTGGAGACCATCCCTGGTGGTGCGCAGGTGAAGTTGATTCTGACGTTCGAATCAAGCGCTGATCCTCACGGCGATAGCAGCTCCAACGTCTACACGCAAATTGTTCCCATACCTGCTGCAAAAGCAGCTTCTGCTGCCAGCAACACTGCGTCGGATCCTTCATCTGCAGGCGCTGCACAGACTAAATGAAAGAAATCGAAGAGAATGAATAATTTCATCAGCAGAGCCGGGTTAAACTTCTCGCAAAAGCGACAAGCCGCCTTTGCTGGTACCTGGTACGAATCGGATCCCAAAAAACTGCGTGCTCAGATTGATTCATTTCTTTCCAGCGCCCAGGCGGCATTGGTGACCAGACCTGTCGAGACCGGATTCAGCCAGAATCTTGAGCCAACTGCACCGATTCTGGCGATAGTCTCTCCCCATGCTGGATACATGTTCTCCGGCAGTACTGCCGCTTTTGCCTATGAGCAAGCAAGACGACAGCGACCGAAACGCATTTTCTTGTTGGGTCCCAGTCATTACGTTGGTTTTGAAGGGGCCGTTTTACCCACCGATTCGATATTTGCTACCCCTTTAGGTGATTTGCTCGTCGACAAAGACGTTACTGAGGAACTCTCCGATTTCCCCTTGTTCCGTCAATCGAGCCAGGTACACAAAAGAGAACATTCACTGGAGATGCAGCTGCCCTTTATACGGGCAACATTTGGAGATGTGAAGATTGTCCCGATAATTATCGGATCACTTCCTGACGAAATGGATGTGCAACTGATGGGACAGATTTTGCGACGTTATTTGCAGCCGGATGATCTGGTTGTCGTTAGCTCTGATTTTACTCACTACGGACCACGTTATGAGTATCAGCCATTTGAGAGTGATTGGAAAGAAGGCGTGCGACGACTCGACGCAGAAGCTTTTGCACACTTGAGCAAACACGATGTGCATGGATTTCTCGATTTTAAAGAGCGTACAGCTGATACTATATGTGGTTTCTATCCGTGTGCGGTTCTCTCCGCGATGCTGCCAGAAACTGCCTATGGAAGCGCGTTGCAGTATCGAACATCTCAGGATGCCATCGTTGAGGACGACAATAATTCAGTTTCGTATCTCGCTCTTGCCTTTTCTGACTCTCGTAAACTAGGCTGGGAGCCCCTTCAGCACATTGGTAGTGAAAGGGACAGTAGCTTGCCAGATTCAGTCAAAGACAATTTGCTTGCTCTGGCTCGTTTGACTCTGGAGCGGGCGGTCACGGAAAACAGGCGACCATCCGAGAGTGAAATTCAGTTCGCCGTTAATGATTTTACAAAAACAAAGATGGGTGCGTTCGTAACGCTGTACAGAGTCGATCCTGAGAAAACCGATCAAAAGGAGCTGCGCGGTTGTATTGGATACATATGGCCAGTCAAACCGCTATTTCAAACCGTTATTGATAATACAATCGGTTCCTCATCTAGAGATTATCGATTTCAGCCCGTCTCAAAATCAGAATTGAAAGAGTTGGAAATTGACATAAACGTTCTTACTGCCCCTCATCGCGTCAATAGCTACAAAGATATTGTAGTCGGGAGAGATGGAGTGGTGCTTTACAAAAACGGCAGGCAGTCTGTTTTCCTGCCGTCTGTTGCGACTGAGTTCGGCTGGGATTTATCCGAGTTGTTGACGCAGCTATCTCTCAAAGCTGGATTGCCTGCCGATGCGTGGCAGCATGGGGCTCGATTCGATGTCTTTCAATCGCAGTCGATATCCGAAAGAGAATGACAGTCTGCTCGCTGACGACGGGCAGCAGTGGCAGGACTTACGTCGCCTCATCGAGATGACTTACGTCGCTGCATCGAGATGACTTACGTCGCTGCATCGAGATGACTTCTTCGAGATTCTCTTCGGAAACTAGTGCAGGTAGGCGATCAGAAGATGTTGCAGCATCACCTGTAATACCGTGAACACTAAAAATACAAATGTATGATCTTGACTGGCAAATTTTGTCAGTTCTGCTTCGATACTAGGAATGGTGTGAGATTTTTGCTCTCTTGTGAGAAAACTCGTGGGCAAGACCATTCTTGGATTTGAACGCCACAAACCATAGCTGAAGACATCTTCGCTGTTCGTTTCGATTACGGCAAATCTCAGTCCCGGAATTGATAGCTTCTCGCATTGCTCGGTTATTACAGCCGCCAGTTCAGGATTTTCCTGGGCGACCTCTTCAAGCTGCATAAAGCGTGCTTTGAAATACCGAGATTCTGCCCAATCCATGACCAGGGGCAGGACCATGATGAACAGAACGTTCCAACATAGAGTCAGTATGGCTGCTCCCCGTGCGCCTAGTTCGTTATGTTGAACTGCCTGGGCGACAGGTACTGTAAATACCAGACCGGCTATCAAGGTCGCGAGGTAATAAACTTTCAAAATGCGCGAAGGTC
It encodes the following:
- a CDS encoding protease HtpX, whose translation is MNTLKTLVLMGCLTALIVAIGGVLGGRDGITVAFFFAVCTNVFSYWFSAPIALRMSNAQPVSRQQAPELYDIVERIARHAQIPVPSIYVIPTDSPNAFATGRDPEHSSIAVTEGIMRLLNWDELEGVLAHELAHVRNRDVLITTIAAVLASVVTTVAHYGYYLGSYSDDRREGSNPIFVVLMAILAPIAATLINLAISRSREFEADASGAELCGHPLALANALAKIDQTARAIPFQDANPALSSLYIIPPDPQSWFVQLMSTHPPTAERIQRLREMASKTGRL
- a CDS encoding class II fumarate hydratase, whose translation is MTKPTRVERDSMGSMDVPADVYYGASTQRAVLNFPISDLRLQRSFIKALGLIKYAAAEINEEFEDIDAKICGAIKLAAQEVIDGVLDNQFVVDVFQTGSGTSTNMNANEVIANRAIEILGGKRGERTLVHPNDHVNHGMSSNDAIPTAIHIAALIDIRERLRPALARLERTLRQKSNQFMNVIKTGRTHLQDATPIRLGQEFLGYAGQCERALARLDHAEERLSEVALGGTAVGTGINTRPQFAGKVLARVSEISGVRVKETENHFQAQSTLDEIVEVSGVLKTIAVSLLKIANDVRWLSCGPRAGIAEIALPEVQPGSSIMPGKVNPVIAEALCMVAAQVIGNDTTIAIAGGSGNFELNVMQPVAAYNLLQSINLLASAVDNFTSKCVDGIVATERGPELVERGLALCTALVPEIGYDAAAAISHDAYESGETIREVARRKTDLTESTLEKLLDPFKMTSGNQYL
- a CDS encoding amino acid transporter, whose product is MCLTGVDYFSTLGYQPGIAFLAASYLAPFATLILVLVTVFCALPAYFIVAKESPHGQGSISMLGNLLPGWYGKAVVLLLLGFAATAFIITITLSAADATAHLIENPLIPPWIHNHDRIGVTLVLLTILGGVFLIGFREAIGVSSVIVAVYLSLNAVVLVKCLTLISENPQFWDGWHQNLLAIPESHGNPWLILTTSLLLFPKLALGLSGFETGVAVMPLVKGDPTDTPENPVGRIRNTKFLLSSAALIMCVYLVASSIVTTLMIKAVDFKEGGSANGRALAYLAHKHLGEGFGTIYDLSSILILWFAGASAIAGLLSLVPRYLPRFGMAPEWAAATRPLVVFFTAVAFIVTFIFKADVDAQAGAYATGVLVLITSAAVAGTLTVWEKKPRLRYGYLSIALIFVYTTIVNCVERPEGVHIALSFIATIFFASVISRALRSVELRVHKIDLDPLAKQFVESAAKTGSIRILAHRPGGTDYAEKEAESREIHSIGKDEGDFIFLEVSLGDASDFIEDCLEISGHEIDGFHVLRCTSPAIPNAIAAFLLHLRDKTGVIPHAYFGWTEGNPIGYIFKYIFLGEGETAPVCREILRELDSEPSRRPKIHVG
- a CDS encoding tetratricopeptide repeat protein, whose translation is MDPLYIAFFVVLLLISAVIIPKVLKAPASEADSLLTTALLKKQSGSFSEAAYYLERALAEFESEAVPDFGKMCTCIVQLAECQTRSSNYAEARKLYERLIELWMTAISKDNPEAYLDIDYLASTASFGAGTSDVVDAYEKVIEAKRKVFGQNHPDVANSLRIRALLLRTLGREDDAKQSEAAAESIGAAREKPGSSSD
- the amrB gene encoding AmmeMemoRadiSam system protein B — its product is MNNFISRAGLNFSQKRQAAFAGTWYESDPKKLRAQIDSFLSSAQAALVTRPVETGFSQNLEPTAPILAIVSPHAGYMFSGSTAAFAYEQARRQRPKRIFLLGPSHYVGFEGAVLPTDSIFATPLGDLLVDKDVTEELSDFPLFRQSSQVHKREHSLEMQLPFIRATFGDVKIVPIIIGSLPDEMDVQLMGQILRRYLQPDDLVVVSSDFTHYGPRYEYQPFESDWKEGVRRLDAEAFAHLSKHDVHGFLDFKERTADTICGFYPCAVLSAMLPETAYGSALQYRTSQDAIVEDDNNSVSYLALAFSDSRKLGWEPLQHIGSERDSSLPDSVKDNLLALARLTLERAVTENRRPSESEIQFAVNDFTKTKMGAFVTLYRVDPEKTDQKELRGCIGYIWPVKPLFQTVIDNTIGSSSRDYRFQPVSKSELKELEIDINVLTAPHRVNSYKDIVVGRDGVVLYKNGRQSVFLPSVATEFGWDLSELLTQLSLKAGLPADAWQHGARFDVFQSQSISERE